The sequence TAGACATCCAGGTAGCATCTACCTTCCATCGCCCATTTAGCAGCGTTATAGAAACCCATTAACCTTCTATGCTCATTTCCGTGACCGTGGGACATCTTACAACCTCCAACTAAACTTTTTTATTTGCCCAATCATAATACTTTAGGATTTTCTTGTCAAATTTAGCCTAAAGTGTCTATATATCGGGTTTTATCTATAACGTACGAGACAGCCTCTTCCACGCTATCGGTTATCTTAAACAGGCTCAAGTCCGTTTTTGATATATATCCCCTATCAGCTAAAAAACTAACAAGATCGACAACCTTATTCCAAAACTCGCTACCGAACAGTACAACAGGGAATCTGCCTATCTTATCCGTTTGTATCAGAACCAAACTCTCAAAAAGCTCATCCATAGTACCATACCCACCTGGCATAACAACAAAAGAAACCGCGTACTTCATAAATGTAACCTTGCGCGTGAAAAAATATCTAAAATCAAGAGGGATATTTACATACGGATTAAGCATCTGTTCATGAGGGAGTTCTATATTCAAACCTACAGAAACACCGCCAATATCATGAGCACCCTTATTGGCGGCTTCCATAATGCCAGGACCTCCACCGGTAATTATAGCATAACCTTCTTGGGCAAACCGTCTCGCTATTTCATATGCCTTTTTATAGTAAAAGTCATCCTCTTTGACCCTTGCGCTGCCAAAGACAGCAACAGCTAAACCTATATCATCAAGCTCTTCAAAAGCATCGGTAAAATCCGATAAGACCTTGAAAAGCCGCCACAGATCTTTATTCTTATTTCTATTTTCTAAAAACTCTTTTTGTATATCCTTCATGCCTATCTAACCACTAAAAACGCATTATCTTCATCTTTTCTTAACAGAGCCTCAGTTGTACTTCCTAAAACCATCTCGAGCAACTTCGACTTTGCATAAGCCCCAATACAAACAAGAGGTCTTTCTCTTTGGTTTATAAATTCCTCTAAACTATCAGCAACAGTATCACCCTCTACAACCTCCACACCATCTATCTGTGGGGTTGGTGCCTTTCCTTTTACATAAACACAACTCAACTTAACCCCAAAGAGTTTTGAGAGCTCCTTTGCCATACTATACGCCCTCATGGAGGGCTCTCTGGAGTCTACACAAGCTATAATCTCTTTGAATGTGTAAAAATGCTTAGGGGCAACAAAAAGAGGCTTTTCTATTCTTCTTATAACTGTTTCTGCAACGATACCCAAAATACCCCTTTCATATTGCTCATTAACACCTTTTTTCCCCATAAAAATTAAATCATGATCTTTTGCAAAATCTACTATTACATTAGGAACAACACCAAAATCCATCGCCTTTTTAAAGTCTATACCATACTCTTTTGCTATACCTTCAAATGCGCTTAATATATTCTCACCCTTTTGCCTCAAAACATCCCTAACTTTGGATGAAAAATCGATAAACGGTTCAAGCCCTAAAGCACCGCTTATATCATACATAAAAGGACCTTCAAGTTGTACAATATCAATAACATGCAAGCCCGTCAGTTTTGATTTCAATATTTTTGCAAAATAAGAGGAAAACCTCATTACACTAACGCCGTAATCACTTGAATCAACACATGCTAATATATTTTCAATCTTCATTCTCATCCTCCATTATATCTTTTAATTCTTCTTCGTTTATTACCTCTTTTTTCAACAACTCTGAGGCGAGTTTTTCAAGCTTATCCCTGCGAGATATAAGCATCGCTTTTGCCTTAGCATAACACTCACCCATCATTTTCGAAACCTCTTCATCAACCAATTCCTTTGTCTT comes from Hippea maritima DSM 10411 and encodes:
- a CDS encoding TIGR00730 family Rossman fold protein, with amino-acid sequence MKDIQKEFLENRNKNKDLWRLFKVLSDFTDAFEELDDIGLAVAVFGSARVKEDDFYYKKAYEIARRFAQEGYAIITGGGPGIMEAANKGAHDIGGVSVGLNIELPHEQMLNPYVNIPLDFRYFFTRKVTFMKYAVSFVVMPGGYGTMDELFESLVLIQTDKIGRFPVVLFGSEFWNKVVDLVSFLADRGYISKTDLSLFKITDSVEEAVSYVIDKTRYIDTLG
- a CDS encoding universal stress protein, which gives rise to MKIENILACVDSSDYGVSVMRFSSYFAKILKSKLTGLHVIDIVQLEGPFMYDISGALGLEPFIDFSSKVRDVLRQKGENILSAFEGIAKEYGIDFKKAMDFGVVPNVIVDFAKDHDLIFMGKKGVNEQYERGILGIVAETVIRRIEKPLFVAPKHFYTFKEIIACVDSREPSMRAYSMAKELSKLFGVKLSCVYVKGKAPTPQIDGVEVVEGDTVADSLEEFINQRERPLVCIGAYAKSKLLEMVLGSTTEALLRKDEDNAFLVVR